Proteins from a single region of Oreochromis niloticus isolate F11D_XX linkage group LG7, O_niloticus_UMD_NMBU, whole genome shotgun sequence:
- the tmem267 gene encoding transmembrane protein 267, with protein sequence MQGFYSKLDSSPSSSPLLGPGLRGDGAPVPLSLALETERAQALLQTFSSASLLASAGLGMFCVVADHALQLSVIQQHLWLRAVLDNATHGLVGLWSWAVVIGLRKKSDLYEVLLAGLLASIIDLDHFYMAGSLSLKAAVSLPQRPPLHCSSLIPIICLTLRFLMWLGRLKDAWCSLPWMLFISMATHHVRDAVRHGLWVCPFGNTAPIPYWLYVSTTATLPHLCSVLMYLTGTRDVISTKHGVAIDV encoded by the exons ATGCAAGGATTCTACTCCAAGCTCGACTCCTCCCCTTCTTCGTCCCCCTTGTTGGGGCCTGGCCTCAGGGGAGATGGTGCTCCCGTACCTCTCAGCCTGGCTCTGGAGACGGAGAGAGCTCAGGCCCTACTGCAGACTTTCAGTTCCGCCTCCCTGCTGGCGTCTGCAGGACTCGGGATGTTCTGTGTGGTGGCAGACCACGCCCTCCAGCTGTCTGTCATACAGCAACACTTGTGGTTGCGTGCTGTCTTGGACAACGCCACGCACGGATTGGTGGGGCTGTGGTCATGGGCGGTTGTTATTGGACTGAGGAAAAAGAGCGATTTATATGAGGTGTTACTCGCAGGGCTCCTGGCATCAATCATAGACCTGGACCACTTCTATATGGCTGGATCCTTATCACTCAAG GCTGCTGTCTCACTCCCTCAGCGTCCACCGCTGCACTGTTCCTCTCTCATTCCCATCATCTGTCTCACTCTCCGCTTCCTCATGTGGCTCGGGCGCCTCAAAGACGCTTGGTGCTCCTTGCCATGGATGCTTTTCATTTCCATGGCGACGCACCACGTCCGGGATGCGGTGCGCCACGGCCTGTGGGTGTGCCCATTCGGCAACACGGCACCGATCCCATACTGGTTGTACGTCAGCACCACGGCGACGCTCCCTCACCTGTGTTCAGTGCTCATGTACCTGACGGGAACCAGAGATGTGATATCCACTAAACACGGGGTGGCCATCGATGTTTAA
- the il11ra gene encoding interleukin-11 receptor subunit alpha isoform X2, with protein MPDQENTSREGENETSKVLRGVGRDKRCEWKKLCGSEFSIICSLVAMDKRRTRNMMPGLLFSPLCLTVIWFLSWSLCPSCAQIWTDEVSGEQYGRLESNVTLACNNSEIRLPVSWHLSHSTVLPWHQVTPNGSLVLLHANHSAQGTYSCYDNSGRFLRSIKLRLGHPPGRLTISCQVPNHTHVRCSWVETVKTFLPAEYNASFSNGKEWSPCIVDVTQKHCDVVHPAFWQPIHTLRITETNALGSKNTTASVKLHELLKPDPPESVLVKELEGYPKKLLISWRFPSSWPQHDAFPLIFHIRYRPQGSMFWSEIYSLDNSIVIWDALAGHLHQVQVRTRDEINAESQWSEWSPLLFGRPWEDYITPEPDVEPEDIFTLPTKSKPEASTPKSRGSKHGDEGNLGLVILLVLFSVVILTTIFSLIFVVWMRQRRRDHATKQELTSMVKMKSIPI; from the exons ATGCCTGATCAGGAAAACACGAGCAGGGAGGGAGAAAATGAGACCTCTAAAGTTTTGAGAGGGGTAGGCAGAGATAAGAGGTGTGAATGGAAAAAATTATGTGGAAGTGAGTTCAGCATTATCTGCTCTCTGGTGGCTATGGATAAAAGAAGGACAAGGAATATG aTGCCAGGCCTTTTGTTCAGCCCTCTGTGTCTGACAGTCATCTGGTTTTTATCGTGGTCACTGTGTCCCAGTTGTGCTCAGATCTGGACCGATGAAG tgtCAGGCGAGCAGTATGGGCGTTTGGAGTCGAATGTGACACTGGCATGCAATAATTCGGAAATCAG GTTACCTGTGTCGTGGCATCTCAGCCACAGCACAGTGTTACCATGGCATCAAGTGACACCAAATGGAAGCTTAGTCCTGCTGCATGCCAACCATTCAGCGCAGGGCACCTACAGCTGCTATGACAACAGTGGGCGGTTCCTCCGTTCTATAAAACTCAGGCTGGGCC ATCCCCCTGGGCGGCTGACCATTTCCTGTCAAGTGCCCAATCACACACATGTTCGCTGCTCCTGGGTAGAAACTGTAAAGACCTTTCTGCCAGCAGAGTATAATGCCTCCTTCAG caatGGTAAAGAGTGGAGCCCATGCATCGTGGACGTCACCCAGAAGCACTGCGATGTAGTTCACCCTGCTTTCTGGCAGCCCATCCATACCCTTAGAATCACAGAGACGAATGCGCTTGGGTCTAAGAATACAACTGCCAGTGTTAAGTTACACGAGCTAT TAAAACCAGACCCTCCAGAGTCAGTGTTGGTGAAGGAACTTGAAGGGTATCCAAAGAAGCTACTGATCTCATGGAGATTTCCCTCTTCCTGGCCCCAGCATGATGCTTTCCCTTTGATATTTCATATCAGATATAGGCCACAGGGCTCTATGTTCTGGTCAGAG ATTTACTCTTTGGATAATTCAATTGTAATATGGGACGCTCTGGCAGGCCACCTTCACCAGGTTCAGGTGCGAACCCGTGATGAAATTAACGCGGAGAGCCAGTGGAGTGAATGGTCTCCTCTGCTATTTGGCAGGCCCTGGGAAG ACTATATCACCCCTGAGCCTGATGTGGAACCAGAGGACATCTTTACTCTCCCAACCAAATCAAAGCCTGAAGCCTCCACTCCAAAGTCACGGG GTTCTAAACACGGGGATGAAGGTAATTTAGGTCTGGTGATTCTCCTGGTTTTGTTCTCCGTGGTCATCCTCACCACCATCTTTTCCCTCATCTTTGTTGTGTG GATGAGACAGAGGCGACGTGATCATGCCACCAAACAAGAGCTCACCTCTATGGTCAAGATGAAGTCCATCCCAATCTAA
- the il11ra gene encoding interleukin-11 receptor subunit alpha isoform X3, producing MPGLLFSPLCLTVIWFLSWSLCPSCAQIWTDEVSGEQYGRLESNVTLACNNSEIRLPVSWHLSHSTVLPWHQVTPNGSLVLLHANHSAQGTYSCYDNSGRFLRSIKLRLGHPPGRLTISCQVPNHTHVRCSWVETVKTFLPAEYNASFSNGKEWSPCIVDVTQKHCDVVHPAFWQPIHTLRITETNALGSKNTTASVKLHELLKPDPPESVLVKELEGYPKKLLISWRFPSSWPQHDAFPLIFHIRYRPQGSMFWSEIYSLDNSIVIWDALAGHLHQVQVRTRDEINAESQWSEWSPLLFGRPWEDYITPEPDVEPEDIFTLPTKSKPEASTPKSRGSKHGDEGNLGLVILLVLFSVVILTTIFSLIFVVWMRQRRRDHATKQELTSMVKMKSIPI from the exons aTGCCAGGCCTTTTGTTCAGCCCTCTGTGTCTGACAGTCATCTGGTTTTTATCGTGGTCACTGTGTCCCAGTTGTGCTCAGATCTGGACCGATGAAG tgtCAGGCGAGCAGTATGGGCGTTTGGAGTCGAATGTGACACTGGCATGCAATAATTCGGAAATCAG GTTACCTGTGTCGTGGCATCTCAGCCACAGCACAGTGTTACCATGGCATCAAGTGACACCAAATGGAAGCTTAGTCCTGCTGCATGCCAACCATTCAGCGCAGGGCACCTACAGCTGCTATGACAACAGTGGGCGGTTCCTCCGTTCTATAAAACTCAGGCTGGGCC ATCCCCCTGGGCGGCTGACCATTTCCTGTCAAGTGCCCAATCACACACATGTTCGCTGCTCCTGGGTAGAAACTGTAAAGACCTTTCTGCCAGCAGAGTATAATGCCTCCTTCAG caatGGTAAAGAGTGGAGCCCATGCATCGTGGACGTCACCCAGAAGCACTGCGATGTAGTTCACCCTGCTTTCTGGCAGCCCATCCATACCCTTAGAATCACAGAGACGAATGCGCTTGGGTCTAAGAATACAACTGCCAGTGTTAAGTTACACGAGCTAT TAAAACCAGACCCTCCAGAGTCAGTGTTGGTGAAGGAACTTGAAGGGTATCCAAAGAAGCTACTGATCTCATGGAGATTTCCCTCTTCCTGGCCCCAGCATGATGCTTTCCCTTTGATATTTCATATCAGATATAGGCCACAGGGCTCTATGTTCTGGTCAGAG ATTTACTCTTTGGATAATTCAATTGTAATATGGGACGCTCTGGCAGGCCACCTTCACCAGGTTCAGGTGCGAACCCGTGATGAAATTAACGCGGAGAGCCAGTGGAGTGAATGGTCTCCTCTGCTATTTGGCAGGCCCTGGGAAG ACTATATCACCCCTGAGCCTGATGTGGAACCAGAGGACATCTTTACTCTCCCAACCAAATCAAAGCCTGAAGCCTCCACTCCAAAGTCACGGG GTTCTAAACACGGGGATGAAGGTAATTTAGGTCTGGTGATTCTCCTGGTTTTGTTCTCCGTGGTCATCCTCACCACCATCTTTTCCCTCATCTTTGTTGTGTG GATGAGACAGAGGCGACGTGATCATGCCACCAAACAAGAGCTCACCTCTATGGTCAAGATGAAGTCCATCCCAATCTAA
- the il11ra gene encoding interleukin-11 receptor subunit alpha isoform X1 → MPDQENTSREGENETSKVLRGVGRDKRCEWKKLCGSEFSIICSLVAMDKRRTRNMCGKCGQGPIAEWSKENKHVSRSQKMPGLLFSPLCLTVIWFLSWSLCPSCAQIWTDEVSGEQYGRLESNVTLACNNSEIRLPVSWHLSHSTVLPWHQVTPNGSLVLLHANHSAQGTYSCYDNSGRFLRSIKLRLGHPPGRLTISCQVPNHTHVRCSWVETVKTFLPAEYNASFSNGKEWSPCIVDVTQKHCDVVHPAFWQPIHTLRITETNALGSKNTTASVKLHELLKPDPPESVLVKELEGYPKKLLISWRFPSSWPQHDAFPLIFHIRYRPQGSMFWSEIYSLDNSIVIWDALAGHLHQVQVRTRDEINAESQWSEWSPLLFGRPWEDYITPEPDVEPEDIFTLPTKSKPEASTPKSRGSKHGDEGNLGLVILLVLFSVVILTTIFSLIFVVWMRQRRRDHATKQELTSMVKMKSIPI, encoded by the exons ATGCCTGATCAGGAAAACACGAGCAGGGAGGGAGAAAATGAGACCTCTAAAGTTTTGAGAGGGGTAGGCAGAGATAAGAGGTGTGAATGGAAAAAATTATGTGGAAGTGAGTTCAGCATTATCTGCTCTCTGGTGGCTATGGATAAAAGAAGGACAAGGAATATG tgtggaaaATGTGGCCAAGGTCCCATTGCTGAGTGGAGTAAGGAAAACAAGCATGTGTCAAGGTCTCAAAAA aTGCCAGGCCTTTTGTTCAGCCCTCTGTGTCTGACAGTCATCTGGTTTTTATCGTGGTCACTGTGTCCCAGTTGTGCTCAGATCTGGACCGATGAAG tgtCAGGCGAGCAGTATGGGCGTTTGGAGTCGAATGTGACACTGGCATGCAATAATTCGGAAATCAG GTTACCTGTGTCGTGGCATCTCAGCCACAGCACAGTGTTACCATGGCATCAAGTGACACCAAATGGAAGCTTAGTCCTGCTGCATGCCAACCATTCAGCGCAGGGCACCTACAGCTGCTATGACAACAGTGGGCGGTTCCTCCGTTCTATAAAACTCAGGCTGGGCC ATCCCCCTGGGCGGCTGACCATTTCCTGTCAAGTGCCCAATCACACACATGTTCGCTGCTCCTGGGTAGAAACTGTAAAGACCTTTCTGCCAGCAGAGTATAATGCCTCCTTCAG caatGGTAAAGAGTGGAGCCCATGCATCGTGGACGTCACCCAGAAGCACTGCGATGTAGTTCACCCTGCTTTCTGGCAGCCCATCCATACCCTTAGAATCACAGAGACGAATGCGCTTGGGTCTAAGAATACAACTGCCAGTGTTAAGTTACACGAGCTAT TAAAACCAGACCCTCCAGAGTCAGTGTTGGTGAAGGAACTTGAAGGGTATCCAAAGAAGCTACTGATCTCATGGAGATTTCCCTCTTCCTGGCCCCAGCATGATGCTTTCCCTTTGATATTTCATATCAGATATAGGCCACAGGGCTCTATGTTCTGGTCAGAG ATTTACTCTTTGGATAATTCAATTGTAATATGGGACGCTCTGGCAGGCCACCTTCACCAGGTTCAGGTGCGAACCCGTGATGAAATTAACGCGGAGAGCCAGTGGAGTGAATGGTCTCCTCTGCTATTTGGCAGGCCCTGGGAAG ACTATATCACCCCTGAGCCTGATGTGGAACCAGAGGACATCTTTACTCTCCCAACCAAATCAAAGCCTGAAGCCTCCACTCCAAAGTCACGGG GTTCTAAACACGGGGATGAAGGTAATTTAGGTCTGGTGATTCTCCTGGTTTTGTTCTCCGTGGTCATCCTCACCACCATCTTTTCCCTCATCTTTGTTGTGTG GATGAGACAGAGGCGACGTGATCATGCCACCAAACAAGAGCTCACCTCTATGGTCAAGATGAAGTCCATCCCAATCTAA